The Rhizobium leguminosarum genome includes a region encoding these proteins:
- a CDS encoding EVE domain-containing protein produces MAHWLYKSEPASWSWEQQKAAGEKGTEWTGVRNYLARNNMRAMQIGDKGFFYHSNDGLEIVGIVEVCALSHPDSSAKGDPKWDCVDIRAVMDVPKPVTLKAVKASEKLAKMALVTSMRLSVQPVTEEEYLEVCRMGGLDNPPR; encoded by the coding sequence ATGGCGCATTGGCTCTATAAATCCGAACCCGCTTCCTGGTCCTGGGAGCAGCAGAAGGCTGCCGGCGAAAAGGGTACGGAATGGACCGGTGTCCGCAACTATCTGGCGCGCAACAACATGCGGGCGATGCAGATCGGCGACAAAGGCTTCTTCTATCATTCCAATGACGGGCTGGAGATCGTCGGCATCGTCGAAGTCTGCGCCCTGTCGCATCCCGATTCTTCCGCCAAGGGCGATCCGAAGTGGGATTGCGTCGATATCCGCGCCGTCATGGACGTGCCGAAGCCGGTGACGCTGAAGGCTGTCAAGGCGAGCGAGAAGCTCGCCAAGATGGCGCTCGTCACCTCGATGCGGCTTTCGGTGCAGCCGGTGACCGAGGAAGAATATCTCGAAGTCTGCCGGATGGGCGGATTGGACAATCCGCCGCGTTGA
- a CDS encoding class I SAM-dependent methyltransferase, with translation MKTDPQAFIRANTSLMPPPHVPEISLHLASEAHELWLKTEEELEAIGLPPPFWAFAWAGGQGLARYVLDHPETVRGKRVLDFASGSGLVGIAAMIAGAREVTAADIDPWAEAAVRLNAEANRVSLGFTGADLIGQAVDADIVLAGDVFYDRAFADALVPWFAKLAADGKPVLVGDPGRSYLPRDRLEFCAVYEVPVTRALEDSEIKKTTVWRFGS, from the coding sequence TTGAAGACCGATCCACAAGCCTTCATCCGAGCCAATACCAGCCTGATGCCGCCGCCGCATGTGCCGGAGATTTCTCTCCATCTGGCGAGCGAGGCGCATGAGCTCTGGCTGAAGACCGAGGAGGAGCTGGAAGCAATCGGCCTGCCGCCGCCCTTCTGGGCTTTTGCCTGGGCAGGCGGGCAGGGACTGGCGCGCTACGTTCTCGATCATCCGGAAACGGTGCGCGGCAAGCGCGTGCTTGATTTCGCCAGCGGTTCCGGCCTTGTCGGCATTGCGGCGATGATCGCCGGTGCCCGGGAAGTCACGGCCGCCGATATCGATCCCTGGGCGGAAGCCGCAGTCCGGCTGAATGCCGAGGCCAACCGCGTTTCGCTCGGATTTACCGGCGCCGATCTGATCGGGCAAGCCGTCGATGCGGATATCGTGCTTGCCGGCGACGTCTTCTACGACCGCGCTTTCGCCGACGCGCTCGTTCCCTGGTTCGCCAAGCTGGCAGCCGACGGCAAGCCGGTGCTGGTCGGCGATCCCGGGCGCAGCTATCTGCCTCGGGATCGGCTGGAATTCTGCGCGGTTTATGAGGTGCCGGTAACGCGGGCGCTGGAGGACAGCGAAATCAAGAAGACGACAGTGTGGCGCTTCGGTTCCTAG
- a CDS encoding YciI-like protein, which yields MLFALLCKDKPGHLNVRMETRPTHIEHLNKLNAEGTLKIAGPFLDDDGKPCGSLIIVEAESKEAARALADADPYAKAGLFESVDVKAYNWVFNKPEA from the coding sequence ATGCTTTTCGCCCTTCTCTGCAAGGACAAACCGGGACATCTGAACGTGCGCATGGAGACGCGTCCGACGCATATCGAGCATCTGAACAAGCTGAATGCCGAGGGCACGCTGAAGATCGCCGGGCCGTTTCTCGATGACGACGGCAAGCCCTGCGGCAGCCTGATCATCGTCGAAGCGGAATCGAAAGAGGCGGCGCGTGCGCTTGCCGATGCCGATCCCTATGCCAAGGCCGGACTATTCGAAAGCGTCGACGTCAAGGCCTACAACTGGGTCTTCAACAAACCGGAGGCGTGA
- a CDS encoding CrpP-related protein: MTIEELIDLQEAGSRARVLGLKAHENPFLAAHRMPTGDTSALGDWLARHDAWKFGWEAEDASREGRIAAHFKELISIAKRGALDA, encoded by the coding sequence ATGACGATTGAAGAGCTGATCGATCTGCAGGAAGCGGGCTCAAGGGCGCGGGTGCTCGGCCTGAAGGCTCACGAAAACCCATTCCTCGCCGCCCATAGGATGCCTACTGGTGATACCAGCGCCCTCGGGGATTGGCTTGCGCGTCACGACGCGTGGAAGTTCGGTTGGGAAGCGGAGGACGCTAGCCGCGAAGGTAGGATTGCTGCGCACTTCAAGGAACTGATCTCGATTGCCAAAAGAGGTGCGCTCGATGCCTAA
- a CDS encoding NAD(P)H-dependent glycerol-3-phosphate dehydrogenase — MSENIAVVGSGAFGTALAAVIALAGRSTVTLVGRDPSLIADLKAERLHDAVLPGILLPDTLEFSAEADAITGASIVLFAMPSQAQADAARQYGPYLSKDAVVVTCAKGIERATGNLLTDMLERELPDHSVAVLSGPGFAADIAKGLPTAMAIAAADMETAERLAQAISGRTFRLYASNDRIGVQLGGALKNVLAIACGIVEGGGIGDSARAALIARGLAEMSRFVVAQGGQADTVRGLSGLGDLVLTATSHQSRNLRFGIALGRGEKTDPLQGALVEGAFAASVASRLAAELKVSMPITDAISAIIDGKLDISEAIEQLMTRPITTE, encoded by the coding sequence ATGAGCGAAAACATCGCCGTCGTCGGATCGGGGGCTTTCGGCACGGCGCTTGCCGCCGTTATCGCGCTTGCCGGCCGCAGCACTGTGACACTCGTCGGGCGTGATCCGTCACTGATTGCCGATCTGAAGGCCGAACGGCTGCATGATGCGGTGCTGCCCGGCATTCTCCTGCCCGATACGCTGGAATTTTCCGCCGAGGCGGATGCGATCACCGGTGCCTCCATCGTGCTGTTTGCGATGCCGTCGCAGGCGCAGGCCGATGCGGCGCGGCAATACGGCCCTTATCTCTCCAAGGATGCTGTGGTCGTCACCTGCGCCAAGGGCATCGAACGGGCGACCGGCAATCTTTTGACCGACATGCTGGAACGGGAACTGCCGGACCATTCCGTCGCCGTGCTCTCCGGTCCCGGTTTTGCCGCCGATATCGCCAAGGGCCTGCCGACCGCGATGGCGATTGCTGCAGCCGACATGGAGACCGCGGAGCGGCTCGCTCAGGCCATATCGGGTCGAACCTTCCGGCTCTACGCCTCCAACGACCGGATCGGCGTGCAGCTCGGCGGCGCTCTGAAGAATGTGCTGGCGATCGCCTGCGGCATCGTCGAAGGCGGTGGCATCGGCGATTCCGCGCGTGCGGCGCTGATTGCGCGCGGGCTTGCCGAAATGTCGCGTTTCGTCGTCGCCCAGGGCGGGCAGGCGGATACGGTGCGTGGGCTTTCCGGCCTCGGCGATCTGGTGCTGACGGCAACGAGCCATCAATCGCGAAACCTGCGCTTCGGCATCGCGCTCGGGCGCGGCGAAAAGACCGATCCCCTGCAGGGTGCGCTGGTGGAAGGCGCGTTTGCCGCCTCTGTCGCCTCGCGGCTTGCAGCAGAGTTGAAGGTCAGCATGCCGATCACCGATGCCATTTCCGCCATCATCGATGGCAAGCTCGATATATCAGAGGCGATAGAGCAGCTGATGACGCGTCCGATCACCACCGAATAG